The DNA region TTCAGGAGGAAGCTAATCGATGAACTTTACGAACTCTCAAACGGGAGTTACAATCCGCTTTTCGGCAGCTTCGAGATGGCGCGTACAGCGGGCGCGCCGCGGGTCTTTGTGATTGCGGGCGGCGGGACGGGAATTCCCGTGTACCGTGCGCTGCAAAAAAAAAGCATCCCGTTTGCAACCGGCGTCCTGCATGAAAACGACGTCGATTACCAGCTCGCGCGCGACCTGGCAAATGAAGTGGTTGCGGAGAAGAGCTTCACTCCGATCGGCGAAGCCGCCTGCGCGGACGCTTTGCGGCTCGCGCAGGCCTGCGGTGTGGTTCTCAACTGTCTGAAAAACTATGGTGAAATGAATGAACGCAACCGGGCGCTTTTGGAAACCGTCCGGCAGATGGAGCTCAGGATCGTGAGCGGCGTGGACGGCCTGTAAGCGCCTGTTTTCAACAAAATCCCCGGCAGCGGTGCAAAACCGCTGCCGGGGATTTTTTGCCGCTGTATGCCGGCCGGCATATTCAGCCTGGGAAAAGGCCCGCGCTGTCCTTATCGAAGAAAGCGGTCACATTGGGAACCGTACGTATGATCGACGCCGGGCACACTTCTCCAATTGGGCCGAAGAGCGCGTCATGGGAGGACTTCGCCTTGTTGGGGAACGGCACCACGCAGATTTTATACCGCGCTGAAACCAGGGTGGGCAGGGTCAGGGTAAAAGCGTGGTCAGGCATATCTTCCTCGTCCTTGAAGTAGCCGCTGGCGATTTGCTGCTTTTTGGAAACGGGATCTATATCGATGATTTTGACCGGTTCCGGGTCGTCGAAATTGGCGCAGTGGGGTTCGTTGAAGGCCAGATGGCCGTTATCCCCGAAACCAAGGACGGACAGGTCGGTTTTGTGCGCCTTTAGGAGCGCCGCGTAGCGCCGGCATTCAGCCTTTGGGTCTTTCGCCAGGCCGTCCATGAAATACGCGCCGCGATAAGGCAGTTTTCCAATGAAGTTGTTCAAAAGTTCGTTGCGCAGAGTGCGCTTGTCATCGGCGGCGAGACCGATGTATTCATCTACATGGAAGAAGTTGATTTTTTCCCATGGGAGATCCATGGAGCAGAGCGCAGGCAGAAAACTATACTGCGAAGAAGCGATTGGCAGAAGGAGGTTGATTTCCTCCTGTTGGG from Anaerotruncus rubiinfantis includes:
- a CDS encoding 6-phosphogluconolactonase gives rise to the protein MSLSQHFVKDGVDVYVYDTFEKMGKAAADFAAQIIQKLAAQQEEINLLLPIASSQYSFLPALCSMDLPWEKINFFHVDEYIGLAADDKRTLRNELLNNFIGKLPYRGAYFMDGLAKDPKAECRRYAALLKAHKTDLSVLGFGDNGHLAFNEPHCANFDDPEPVKIIDIDPVSKKQQIASGYFKDEEDMPDHAFTLTLPTLVSARYKICVVPFPNKAKSSHDALFGPIGEVCPASIIRTVPNVTAFFDKDSAGLFPG